The Lineus longissimus chromosome 2, tnLinLong1.2, whole genome shotgun sequence genome window below encodes:
- the LOC135483736 gene encoding C2 calcium-dependent domain-containing protein 4C-like: MESVKDWVLNKCKVVLNEDKNGVEHMGKAHPFVTPQNIPEFRIPRQTEHRLSVEQYCDDVSASSGSVPCSPMRTPAQSPPGSPDNGGGLFGLGRFIKSAPVSPMNLPKKCFGEEHAYSVEEVIHPGTNADPHSSAAMSLSHFKTQTSYGFETLTQNPHTRRKESLFHPEDDVTSPSTTPSLFRRSTRRKGNSTTNRDDAAKITANMLSVDAAADYFDGVDASVFKRDQRRGSRRRNLSNVVSPLAMLTPMGDPAAANPSPRLVRSHSSCSSTRSSPERRKSFRNRAKSDPRNDAIIVDTSNHKRTSSVPRTSERKPSNIHLEVRCDSMSECSSNENSPNIRRSSRVSSNSLDASLKRNLQCYDAELTPSHSQSSGLSSSCSCQSLNRIINPCAEFGEVKFSVQYSQKHKHLRVLLIRAENLAVGNRSDRAINAYAKVCLMPGKVQKQSSNVIKHTRDPVYDEEFYFHGINLDELRNMRLRIKMFNKCRNLRGHELIGEAQASLGPFDLTRECRMWKNLERKGDSDELGYLQVSLSFEPKSERLSVTIIQAINLPKHNLRGAPDPYVKLELIQPGRHVNKTKRQTIIKKKSTNPIFNTSFTFIVSPRVEDINYTTINLTVCGHERIRHDDQIGMVKLGYGATEETELHHWSRVIQNPEKEFTETHKIMEME, from the exons ATGGAATCTGTGAAGGATTGGGTCCTGAACAAGTGCAAAGTCGTACTCAACGAGGATAAAAATGGGGTGGAACACATGGGCAAGGCGCATCCTTTCGTCACTCCGCAAAACATACCCGAGTTTCGGATCCCGCGCCAAACTGAGCATCGGCTCAGCGTGGAACAGTACTGCGATGACGTCAGTGCTTCAAGCGGGAGCGTCCCGTGCTCTCCGATGCGCACTCCCGCCCAGTCTCCTCCAGGGTCGCCAGACAATGGCGGCGGGTTATTCGGCCTCGGGAGATTCATCAAATCGGCCCCAGTTTCGCCGATGAACCTCCCAAAAAAGTGTTTCGGCGAGGAGCATGCTTACTCCGTCGAAGAAGTCATACATCCGGGCACGAATGCTGATCCACATTCCTCGGCTGCCATGAGCTTATCACACTTTAAGACTCAGACCTCGTACGGCTTCGAAACACTCACGCAGAATCCGCACACTCGACGTAAGGAATCTCTGTTCCACCCGGAAGATGACGTGACAAGTCCTTCGACAACTCCATCTCTTTTCCGTCGATCAACGCGAAGGAAGGGCAACTCGACCACGAACCGCGATGATGCAGCAAAGATTACCGCAAATATGTTATCAGTGGATGCTGCGGCTGATTATTTTGACGGCGTTGATGCCTCGGTGTTCAAGCGTGATCAGCGACGCGGGTCGCGCAGACGGAATCTTTCCAATGTCGTGTCTCCGTTGGCAATGCTGACGCCAATGGGAGATCCTGCTGCAGCGAACCCGAGTCCTCGCCTCGTTCGATCACATTCCTCCTGCTCCTCGACTCGGAGCTCTCCGGAGCGCCGGAAAAGTTTCCGGAACCGGGCGAAAAGTGACCCGAGAAATGACGCGATCATTGTGGATACTAGCAATCACAAGCGAACCTCGTCAGTCCCTAGAACTAGTGAACGCAAACCTAGCAATATACATTTAGAAGTGAGATGTGATTCCATGTCTGAGTGTAGCTCAAACGAAAATAGTCCCAACATCCGCCGGAGTAGCCGGGTATCCTCGAATTCCTTAGATGCGTCCCTTAAGCGGAACCTGCAGTGCTACGATGCAGAACTGACGCCCAGTCATTCACAGAGTTCCGGTCTCTCCTCCTCGTGTTCCTGTCAAAGCCTGAACAGGATTATCAACCCGTGTGCAGAATTTGGCGAAGTTAAGTTTTCAGTGCAGTATTCACAGAAACATAAGCATCTACGCGTATTACTAATTAGAGCAGAGAATTTAGCTGTAGGGAATAGGAGCGACCGCGCGATTAATGCCTATGCAAAGGTGTGTCTTATGCCCGGGAAAGTTCAGAAGCAATCATCCAATGTTATCAAGCACACGAGAGACCCTGTCTATGACGAGGAGTTTTACTTTCATGGTATCAATCTCGATGAACTACGGAATATGCGCCTCAGGATTAAGATGTTCAACAAGTGTCGTAATCTGCGAGGACATGAGCTGATTGGTGAGGCCCAGGCGAGCCTTGGGCCCTTTGACCTTACAAGGGAGTGCAGGATGTGGAAGAATTTGGAAAGGAAGGGCGACTCGGAC GAGCTCGGATACCTCCAGGTCAGCCTCAGCTTCGAACCCAAATCTGAACGTTTGTCGGTGACTATCATCCAAGCCATAAATCTGCCAAAGCATAACCTACGGGGAGCGCCTG atccCTACGTCAAACTTGAATTAATCCAGCCAGGTCGCCACGTGAACAAAACAAAGAGGCAGACAATCATCAAGAAGAAATCAACAAACCCCATCTTCAATACGTCCTTCACCTTCATCGTCTCCCCTCGCGTCGAAGACATCAACTACACGACCATCAACCTGACCGTGTGCGGCCATGAACGCATCCGCCATGATGACCAAATCGGAATGGTCAAGCTTGGCTACGGGGCGACCGAGGAGACGGAGTTGCATCATTGGAGCCGGGTGATACAGAACCCGGAGAAAGAGTTCACAGAGACACATAAGATAATGGAAATGGAATAA